From a region of the bacterium genome:
- a CDS encoding DUF1028 domain-containing protein, which yields MFTIFFLTIILNSLPVKAFGTFSIVACDTLTGEVGVAVASKFLAVGAVVPFAEAEVGAIASQAFGNPTFGPIALDLLKKGYSVDSILKYLQSIDSLFDRRQVGIVSANGTSTSWTGKGCIAYAGHLNGFCYAIQGNILVGDTVLKAMEAAFLNTEGDLPERLIAALEAGDKAGGDARGRQSAALLVMRKNGGYGGYSDKYVDIRVDDHPDPVSELKRIYKIWERFFLIDAHGRLGDEYLKGGKKELAQMEYGRAMKILKEVIAENPSDPDLLNEVAWFMVLRDIELSRAKELIDKALQIKPEDANILDTAALIYFKLGYRKKAIEFEEKAVKLDPENSYFREMLEKFKKGSL from the coding sequence ATGTTTACGATATTTTTCCTTACTATTATTTTGAATTCTTTACCGGTTAAAGCTTTCGGGACTTTTTCCATTGTAGCCTGTGACACCCTTACCGGTGAAGTTGGAGTAGCAGTTGCATCCAAATTCCTTGCAGTGGGAGCTGTTGTTCCTTTTGCTGAGGCTGAGGTTGGTGCGATAGCATCTCAGGCCTTTGGTAATCCGACCTTTGGGCCAATTGCTCTTGACCTTTTAAAAAAGGGGTATTCAGTGGATAGTATTTTGAAGTATCTACAAAGTATCGATTCTCTTTTTGACAGAAGACAGGTCGGAATTGTTTCGGCTAACGGCACATCCACATCTTGGACTGGAAAAGGATGTATAGCATATGCAGGGCATTTGAATGGATTTTGTTATGCAATACAGGGAAATATTCTTGTTGGCGACACAGTTCTTAAAGCTATGGAAGCAGCTTTTTTGAACACCGAAGGAGATCTTCCCGAAAGACTTATTGCAGCACTTGAAGCAGGAGATAAAGCTGGTGGCGACGCCAGGGGTAGGCAGTCAGCAGCCCTTCTTGTAATGAGAAAAAATGGTGGCTACGGTGGATATTCTGATAAGTATGTGGATATCAGGGTTGACGATCATCCTGATCCTGTATCAGAGCTAAAGAGAATTTATAAAATATGGGAAAGATTCTTCCTGATCGACGCCCATGGAAGATTAGGGGATGAATACCTCAAAGGAGGAAAGAAGGAATTAGCCCAGATGGAGTATGGACGTGCCATGAAGATCCTTAAAGAAGTTATTGCTGAAAATCCCAGCGATCCTGATTTGCTTAATGAAGTTGCATGGTTTATGGTACTTAGAGATATTGAACTCTCCAGGGCTAAAGAGCTAATTGATAAAGCACTTCAAATCAAACCGGAAGATGCAAATATACTTGACACTGCCGCCCTTATCTATTTTAAACTTGGATACCGGAAAAAGGCTATTGAATTTGAAGAGAAGGCAGTTAAGCTTGACCCTGAAAATAGCTACTTTAGAGAAATGCTGGAAAAATTCAAAAAGGGTAGTTTGTGA
- the lexA gene encoding transcriptional repressor LexA, with protein sequence MRKLILTIKQKAVLDFIQQFILTHGYPPTIREIAEGLNLGLNSIYSIQRHLKALEDKGFIKRNPRKPRGIELLHFKLSNAAMIPLVGKVSAGFPIPAIEEVEGNVVFDTLFIRDANNTIALRVKGDSMIGAGIYDRDIVVVRLGAVIKNGDIVIAFVDNEVTCKRFKEVNEFVYLIPENPAYREIKLRKEEARLYILGKVIALFRRLE encoded by the coding sequence GTGAGGAAGTTGATTTTAACTATAAAACAGAAAGCCGTTCTTGATTTTATACAGCAGTTTATACTTACTCATGGGTATCCACCCACAATTAGAGAGATTGCTGAGGGATTAAATCTTGGATTGAACAGTATATACAGCATTCAGAGGCATTTAAAAGCTCTGGAAGATAAAGGCTTCATAAAAAGAAATCCCAGAAAACCAAGAGGAATTGAACTTTTACATTTTAAGCTTTCAAATGCAGCTATGATACCCCTCGTGGGAAAGGTATCAGCAGGATTTCCAATTCCTGCTATAGAAGAGGTTGAGGGTAATGTGGTGTTTGATACACTTTTTATAAGGGACGCTAACAATACGATAGCTTTGAGAGTAAAGGGTGATAGCATGATAGGCGCAGGGATTTACGACCGAGATATTGTTGTGGTAAGACTTGGAGCAGTTATAAAAAATGGTGATATTGTGATTGCTTTTGTGGATAATGAAGTTACGTGTAAACGTTTTAAGGAAGTTAACGAGTTTGTATACCTTATACCCGAAAATCCGGCGTATAGAGAAATAAAGTTAAGAAAAGAGGAAGCCAGGCTTTATATTCTTGGGAAAGTGATTGCGCTTTTTAGGAGGTTAGAATAA
- a CDS encoding polysaccharide biosynthesis tyrosine autokinase — MNNEEFSFEDLKEALIRKGKYGILAFAATVFLAILYILLKQPVYESETKIRLPGASSVSEMVLAGVTQPWNDIPTQLELIKSKTILKKVIDQLNLRFEPLDKKLYNYIRIDSLTISDSAPAGNYALNLFLDKFSITDQKGVKLIEGPYGRLISTDYIALKVVPINEKAYGKTLKFVIKPLNSAIKSLSRNIKVSQEGKSFIAVIKARAKDPILAKNIAEYVAKGYYEFTLEDAKLQASSLRLFLEEQITKIEQELTDYEKDLAAIKNKLGTYNFIALENISESLKDIFSKLNDLEFEKTRNIIEKAQVERELSIIKEQIQGKGYFKEYAKIATSLETGGDPRILALTSKLYELELKKASLLEKYNPENPEIKAIENQISEIKGSLSKAQQESIEQSIPSTSDPVFQQLIQQLIKNQVELLTLSAKNAAIDSALRVFESKISTLPENALMYSKIKRKIQALSGIYNLLLEKLEQTKIEEASKISDVRIVDFAIVPSSPVLPRKVQTIFISIILGGLLGLFLTLALYYIDDSVKFSSEVEMILGKPCLGKIPPFANNDGEKYNNLILHKNSLSPEAEAFKKLRFNIDILTKEFPKIIAVTSIIENEGKSTIVANLAIAYSLAGHKTLIIDGDLRKPSLHKIFKTPNEHGFTELVTKNILKPYPSFHQNLFILPAGENSLNVLKILEVFDLRKIRELLTENFDVVILDTPPALPVAEVNTLADFAGQLLLVVRADYTPKKLLIEFATSIPENIRLLGFVLNFYKRAESHYRYYKYYHHETGKNVNSLSNLIKKLKIVKED, encoded by the coding sequence ATGAACAACGAAGAGTTTAGTTTTGAGGATTTAAAGGAAGCTTTAATAAGGAAAGGTAAATATGGCATTTTAGCCTTTGCCGCTACCGTTTTTCTCGCTATCCTCTACATTCTACTTAAACAGCCCGTTTACGAATCCGAAACAAAGATAAGACTTCCAGGGGCGTCTTCTGTTTCTGAAATGGTGCTCGCAGGTGTAACGCAACCCTGGAACGACATTCCTACCCAACTTGAGTTAATAAAATCTAAAACAATTTTAAAAAAGGTAATTGACCAATTAAACCTAAGATTTGAACCATTAGATAAAAAGCTTTACAACTACATAAGAATAGATTCTCTGACAATAAGCGACTCAGCACCAGCAGGAAATTATGCACTTAATTTATTTTTGGATAAGTTTTCAATAACTGACCAAAAGGGTGTAAAACTTATCGAAGGACCTTATGGGAGACTCATCTCCACTGATTATATTGCCTTGAAAGTCGTCCCAATTAACGAGAAGGCATATGGTAAAACCTTAAAATTCGTTATAAAACCTTTGAATTCAGCAATAAAGAGCCTTTCCAGAAATATCAAGGTTTCTCAGGAAGGTAAGTCCTTTATTGCAGTAATTAAAGCACGTGCAAAAGATCCAATCTTAGCGAAAAACATAGCCGAATACGTTGCTAAGGGCTATTATGAATTCACCCTGGAAGATGCAAAACTACAAGCAAGCTCCTTGAGACTGTTCCTGGAAGAGCAAATAACAAAGATTGAACAGGAATTGACTGATTACGAAAAAGACTTAGCTGCAATAAAAAATAAACTAGGAACATACAATTTTATAGCGCTCGAAAATATATCAGAAAGCTTGAAAGACATCTTCTCAAAATTAAACGATTTAGAATTTGAAAAGACAAGAAACATAATTGAAAAAGCACAGGTCGAAAGAGAACTATCAATTATAAAGGAACAGATTCAAGGTAAGGGGTATTTTAAGGAATACGCAAAAATTGCTACCAGCCTGGAAACCGGCGGAGACCCACGAATCCTTGCCTTAACAAGTAAACTTTACGAGCTCGAGCTTAAAAAGGCCTCACTTTTGGAAAAATATAACCCAGAAAACCCTGAAATCAAAGCAATTGAGAATCAAATAAGTGAAATAAAAGGTTCGCTGAGCAAAGCACAGCAGGAATCCATTGAACAATCTATACCATCTACCTCCGATCCTGTTTTTCAACAACTAATACAGCAACTAATTAAAAATCAGGTCGAATTACTAACTTTATCGGCTAAAAATGCCGCAATTGATTCTGCTTTAAGAGTATTTGAAAGCAAAATATCAACACTCCCTGAGAATGCCTTAATGTACAGTAAAATAAAGAGAAAAATCCAAGCCCTCTCTGGAATATATAACCTCCTTTTAGAAAAACTCGAACAAACCAAAATAGAAGAGGCCTCAAAAATTTCCGATGTCAGAATTGTCGACTTTGCAATAGTTCCCTCTTCCCCTGTTTTACCAAGGAAGGTTCAGACAATATTCATCAGTATAATTTTAGGTGGCCTACTTGGCCTATTCCTGACACTCGCCCTTTATTATATTGATGATTCTGTAAAGTTCTCTAGCGAAGTGGAAATGATATTAGGGAAACCTTGTTTAGGAAAAATTCCACCATTTGCAAACAATGATGGAGAAAAATATAATAATCTAATTCTTCACAAAAATTCGTTAAGTCCCGAAGCTGAAGCCTTCAAAAAACTCAGATTCAATATAGACATTTTGACGAAAGAATTTCCAAAGATAATCGCCGTTACAAGCATTATAGAGAATGAAGGCAAATCAACGATCGTTGCAAATCTCGCTATCGCTTACAGCCTTGCTGGGCACAAAACCCTCATAATTGACGGAGATCTTAGAAAGCCTTCTCTACATAAAATCTTCAAGACGCCCAATGAACACGGATTTACAGAGCTTGTAACAAAAAACATCTTAAAACCTTATCCTTCTTTCCACCAAAACCTGTTCATTCTCCCAGCCGGGGAAAATTCCTTGAATGTTTTAAAAATTCTGGAGGTTTTCGATCTCAGGAAAATTAGGGAATTGCTAACAGAAAATTTTGACGTCGTAATCCTTGATACTCCACCAGCTCTTCCAGTTGCTGAGGTAAATACACTTGCAGATTTCGCAGGGCAATTGTTACTTGTTGTCAGAGCGGATTACACACCTAAAAAATTACTCATTGAATTTGCAACTTCTATTCCGGAGAACATCCGACTTTTGGGCTTCGTTTTAAACTTTTACAAGAGAGCAGAAAGCCATTACAGGTACTACAAGTATTATCACCATGAAACTGGGAAAAATGTTAACTCACTAAGCAATCTTATAAAAAAGCTTAAAATTGTGAAGGAGGATTAA
- a CDS encoding ArsB/NhaD family transporter, translating to MVSSKYLLIVIFVVSFLLIVWERWHRTVVSMLSAVAVIILGYLTPHEAWNFIDFNTLGLLLGMMIIVSFFRRTGFFEYIAIKAIKVSKGDYFILFAFFFILTGVVSAFLDNVTTVLVFSPIIILVTKMTGVSPFPYLIGEIIASNLGGTATLIGDPPNIIIGSASGLSFNDFITNLTLPVIVTMVLTVFLLKWMFSKDYKISGKFDLSRVKIDERSAIKNKGLLVKTLIVFGFVIMGFVLHDKLEILPSIVALTGAIVLLFLNNENPESFFHEVEWTTLFFFGGLFILVGALEKFHIIESIANFLLKFSKGELTLILIIGFLSFFFTTVMGSIPFVVTMAPIINTIIGKMPNIHGEALWWTLSLTSCFMGNATLISAAANLVVADISGKTEKRITFKNYLKYGFPVSVFTFIISMFYVIIRYYLLG from the coding sequence ATGGTAAGTAGTAAATATTTGCTCATTGTTATTTTTGTCGTTAGTTTTTTGCTTATTGTGTGGGAAAGGTGGCATAGAACCGTTGTTTCTATGTTATCAGCAGTTGCAGTGATCATTTTGGGATATCTTACGCCTCATGAAGCCTGGAATTTCATCGACTTCAATACGCTGGGACTTTTGCTTGGGATGATGATCATCGTTTCCTTTTTCAGGCGTACCGGATTTTTCGAGTACATTGCTATAAAGGCAATTAAAGTATCTAAAGGTGATTATTTCATTTTGTTCGCCTTTTTTTTCATTCTTACAGGTGTCGTTTCAGCTTTTCTTGATAATGTTACAACCGTTCTGGTTTTTTCGCCGATAATCATTCTCGTTACCAAAATGACAGGGGTTTCTCCATTTCCATACCTAATTGGAGAGATTATAGCTTCAAATTTAGGTGGCACTGCAACATTAATTGGCGACCCCCCGAATATTATAATTGGTAGTGCTTCAGGGTTGTCATTTAATGATTTTATAACAAACTTGACACTTCCAGTTATAGTCACTATGGTGTTAACAGTTTTCCTCCTTAAATGGATGTTTAGTAAGGACTATAAAATCTCAGGAAAATTTGACCTTTCTCGTGTTAAAATTGATGAAAGAAGTGCCATCAAAAATAAGGGGCTACTTGTAAAGACTCTTATTGTTTTTGGTTTTGTTATAATGGGTTTTGTTCTTCACGATAAACTGGAAATTTTGCCTTCAATCGTAGCTTTGACGGGGGCTATCGTCCTACTCTTTTTAAATAACGAGAATCCTGAGTCTTTTTTTCATGAAGTTGAATGGACTACCCTGTTCTTTTTTGGCGGTCTTTTTATACTTGTAGGTGCTTTGGAGAAGTTCCATATAATTGAAAGTATTGCAAATTTTCTTCTAAAATTTTCTAAAGGCGAACTAACACTCATTCTGATAATTGGCTTTTTATCCTTCTTTTTTACTACAGTAATGGGTTCAATCCCCTTCGTTGTAACCATGGCTCCAATTATTAACACGATCATAGGTAAAATGCCTAATATTCACGGAGAAGCCCTCTGGTGGACTTTGTCTCTTACTTCTTGTTTTATGGGAAATGCTACTTTAATTTCGGCAGCGGCGAACCTTGTGGTTGCCGATATCTCTGGAAAGACGGAGAAAAGAATAACCTTTAAAAACTATTTAAAGTATGGGTTTCCCGTGTCGGTTTTTACTTTTATTATTTCAATGTTTTATGTGATTATAAGGTACTACTTGTTAGGGTGA
- a CDS encoding SLBB domain-containing protein: MFSSLLLSLIALVPGDAIAIKSTNYKELNDTIFVLGDTTAELPYIGRVNVAFIDESNIREYFIETYSKYLKEPDIAVFVLYRISIIGRVNKPGIYYLPSFASFGDLIAISGGPLPDANLSRIKVYSGSKKTHLNFRKTIIKNLKLNDLGIVSGTVVEVPKKFTIGLEDIYKFAATTGILWSVYKEVIAK; this comes from the coding sequence ATGTTTAGTTCATTGCTTCTTTCTTTGATAGCATTAGTCCCCGGAGATGCCATAGCAATAAAATCAACGAATTACAAAGAGCTTAATGACACGATCTTTGTGCTCGGGGATACTACAGCAGAATTGCCATATATTGGCCGGGTAAATGTCGCATTCATTGACGAAAGCAATATAAGGGAGTACTTCATTGAGACTTACTCAAAATACTTAAAAGAACCCGACATAGCAGTTTTTGTTTTATATCGTATCTCTATAATAGGAAGAGTAAATAAGCCTGGCATCTACTACCTCCCATCCTTTGCTAGCTTTGGTGACCTAATAGCAATAAGCGGTGGTCCTCTTCCCGACGCAAATCTAAGCAGAATAAAGGTTTACTCTGGCTCTAAAAAGACTCACCTGAATTTTAGAAAAACGATAATTAAAAATCTAAAACTCAATGATTTAGGAATAGTTTCCGGAACAGTCGTTGAAGTTCCCAAAAAGTTTACTATCGGCCTTGAAGATATTTATAAATTTGCAGCGACAACGGGAATATTGTGGTCTGTTTACAAAGAAGTGATTGCTAAATAA
- a CDS encoding HD domain-containing protein gives MTTFDENYMNRILVKFLSAYNNVKLYDIKHNVSEKSLGELFEILSESLKQADEFNFVLRGLHIYIMGERLKISSVNFPFIKQVVDLFQEKGIGGIKISQNCTVQELGIFLEQLSKEVTNSENLRENLASLGVASIKILPMLVQPTEIVDPKKRVKQVYFETINLVKNISIPGGVSKPSHTKFTVGVLYLIDTLKTSESLLLGLTVVKNYDDFLYNHSVNTAILSLSLGVRIGLKSKELLKLGQAALLHDIGMINIPRNILKKESLLTEEEWKIVKTHPINGFRITLDLMGLSEETAPILLSILEHQKGYDGSGYPEFVKNSISLYSRIIQIADFYDAVTTPRFYNPIPMSPSEAIAYLVKYSGKLFDPLLSKHFINLLGIYPLGSLVFLSTGEWALVVGQPQDPEKLHKPVVLVIKDAEGKDQIHRTLDLSQSEIEIVKVESPWKYGIDPAEYLI, from the coding sequence ATGACGACTTTTGACGAAAATTACATGAATAGAATTCTGGTTAAATTTCTCTCTGCGTATAATAACGTGAAACTCTATGATATCAAACACAACGTAAGCGAGAAAAGTCTGGGCGAATTATTTGAAATACTTTCGGAGAGTCTCAAACAAGCCGATGAATTTAATTTCGTTCTTCGAGGATTACACATTTATATAATGGGTGAAAGACTAAAAATTTCCTCTGTCAATTTTCCTTTTATCAAACAAGTTGTAGATCTATTCCAAGAAAAGGGAATCGGAGGAATAAAGATAAGTCAAAACTGTACTGTTCAGGAATTGGGGATATTCCTTGAGCAATTATCAAAAGAAGTCACAAACTCCGAGAACTTGAGAGAAAATCTCGCAAGTTTAGGCGTGGCTTCCATAAAAATTCTACCCATGTTAGTTCAACCAACTGAAATAGTTGATCCTAAAAAGAGAGTGAAACAAGTTTACTTCGAAACAATAAACCTGGTCAAAAATATTTCCATCCCTGGGGGCGTGTCAAAACCAAGTCACACCAAATTTACCGTTGGCGTCCTCTATCTCATTGACACCTTAAAAACCTCTGAAAGCCTGCTTCTTGGATTAACAGTCGTTAAAAACTATGATGACTTTCTTTACAACCATTCTGTTAATACCGCGATCCTATCCCTTTCCCTTGGCGTTCGAATAGGTTTAAAAAGCAAAGAACTGTTGAAATTAGGTCAGGCAGCATTACTCCATGATATAGGCATGATAAACATACCAAGAAACATCCTTAAAAAGGAATCACTCCTCACAGAGGAGGAATGGAAAATTGTGAAGACTCATCCCATCAATGGATTTAGAATAACTCTTGATTTAATGGGTCTTTCTGAAGAAACGGCACCAATTCTACTATCTATCTTAGAGCATCAAAAAGGATACGATGGTTCTGGATATCCAGAATTCGTGAAAAACAGTATATCACTTTATTCAAGAATTATTCAAATCGCGGACTTCTACGATGCTGTAACGACCCCAAGGTTCTATAATCCTATTCCAATGTCGCCCTCCGAAGCAATCGCCTACTTGGTAAAATATTCGGGAAAACTTTTCGATCCACTTCTTTCTAAGCATTTCATTAATCTACTCGGGATTTATCCACTGGGAAGTCTTGTGTTTCTCTCTACAGGAGAATGGGCACTGGTGGTGGGACAACCTCAAGATCCCGAAAAATTACATAAGCCGGTTGTACTTGTTATAAAAGATGCTGAAGGAAAAGACCAGATTCACAGAACCCTTGACCTAAGTCAATCTGAAATAGAAATCGTCAAAGTAGAATCACCATGGAAATATGGAATTGACCCAGCAGAATATCTTATTTGA
- a CDS encoding nucleotide sugar dehydrogenase — translation MINELKNKILKREARIGVIGLGYVGLPLVREFLKNGFKVIGFDVDPQKVQMLNEGKSYIKHIQSEFIYSAVKEKTFEATTDFTRLKEVDAVIICVPTPLGEHMEPDLSYVLNTAKTISENLRKGHIIVLESTTYPGTTDEEVLPILEKSGLKVGEDFFLGFSPEREDPGNKQYTTATIPKVVSGITPQCLEMIKTLYDQIVVTTVPVSSTRVAEAVKLLENIYRGVNIALVNELKMIFERMNIDIWEVIEAAKTKPFGFHPFYPGPGLGGHCIPIDPFYLSWKAKEYDMTTRFIELAGEINTLMPYYVVDKAIRALNSQGKSIKGAKILILGVSYKPDIDDMRESPALKIIKILLDEGAHIEYNDPFFPELVPVRKYNIPLKSVELTEENIKKFDLVIVVTNHSSYDYEFIRKHANLILDTRNAFKIKGLKEGNVIKA, via the coding sequence ATGATAAACGAACTTAAGAACAAAATTCTAAAAAGAGAAGCAAGAATTGGTGTAATAGGACTTGGCTATGTAGGACTTCCACTGGTTCGCGAATTTCTAAAAAATGGTTTTAAAGTAATAGGTTTCGATGTTGACCCCCAAAAAGTTCAAATGTTAAATGAAGGGAAAAGTTACATAAAGCATATTCAGAGTGAATTCATTTATAGTGCTGTTAAAGAAAAAACTTTTGAAGCGACCACTGACTTTACTCGACTAAAAGAAGTTGATGCAGTAATTATATGTGTTCCAACTCCCCTCGGGGAGCATATGGAACCAGATTTGTCCTATGTTTTAAACACTGCAAAAACTATTTCGGAAAACTTAAGGAAGGGCCATATAATAGTGCTTGAAAGCACCACTTATCCAGGCACAACGGATGAGGAAGTTCTTCCAATACTTGAAAAATCAGGACTTAAAGTGGGAGAAGATTTTTTCCTTGGATTCTCTCCCGAACGGGAGGACCCCGGCAACAAGCAATATACCACAGCTACAATTCCTAAGGTAGTCAGTGGAATTACCCCCCAATGTCTTGAAATGATAAAAACACTTTACGATCAAATCGTTGTAACTACTGTACCTGTTTCTTCTACAAGAGTTGCTGAGGCAGTGAAACTTCTGGAAAATATATATAGGGGGGTTAATATAGCTTTGGTTAACGAACTAAAAATGATCTTTGAACGGATGAATATTGACATCTGGGAGGTAATAGAAGCTGCAAAAACAAAACCCTTTGGATTCCATCCTTTTTATCCCGGCCCGGGTCTTGGAGGTCACTGCATTCCCATCGACCCCTTCTACCTTTCTTGGAAAGCAAAAGAATACGATATGACAACAAGATTCATTGAACTTGCGGGTGAAATAAACACCCTTATGCCCTACTACGTAGTTGACAAAGCTATTAGAGCATTAAATTCTCAAGGTAAAAGTATAAAAGGGGCGAAAATACTTATTCTTGGTGTTTCTTATAAACCTGACATTGACGATATGAGAGAAAGTCCCGCACTGAAAATTATAAAGATCCTTTTAGATGAAGGAGCCCATATAGAGTACAACGACCCCTTCTTTCCCGAACTCGTCCCTGTTAGGAAATATAATATCCCTCTGAAATCCGTAGAATTAACAGAGGAAAATATCAAAAAATTCGACCTTGTAATTGTGGTAACTAACCATTCCAGTTACGATTATGAATTTATAAGAAAACATGCTAATTTGATACTTGACACGAGAAACGCTTTTAAAATTAAAGGGTTAAAAGAAGGAAACGTTATTAAGGCTTAA
- the polX gene encoding DNA polymerase/3'-5' exonuclease PolX, which yields MKVNKVLAKKFEELANALDFLGENPFKIRAYVKVARVLEELPEDVTEIYRNQGFEGLEKIPGIGEGIAKKIVEFIEKGTFEKYEEVMSKVPTDLLKLMDVPGIGPRTLKLVHDKFKVTTVEEFIKILDDPRILSLPGMGEKKIENIKRGLELYFSMQERIPLGIAVSIVEEIIEHMRELGKVELISGCGSYRRMKETVGDIDILVVGENGAEIIDHFTKFPSVTDVLASGETKGSVIIDGKYQVDMRVVGRESWGAALQYFTGSKNHNIKLRTIAKAKGLKISEYGVFRDEKFVAGTEEEEVYNVLGLPWIPPELREDQGEIEAAISGNLPLLVGYNDLKGDLHVHSDYSDGTSTLEELVEYARRLGYQYLGVCDHSRSVKYAGGLDIDELRERNREIDRINKLYKDFRLLKGAEVDILSDGQLDYPDEVLRELDFVVASIHIWKKNEDATSRIMRAMENPFVTIIGHPTGRLIGQREGYHVDIDAVVEKAAKTKTFLEINAYYERLDFNDINARKAKEKGVLLVINTDAHHVGQLQMIKLGIGQARRAWLGPSDVVNTRNLEEVIELLKIKIK from the coding sequence ATGAAAGTAAATAAGGTCCTTGCTAAAAAATTCGAAGAACTTGCAAATGCCCTCGATTTCTTGGGCGAGAATCCTTTTAAGATTCGTGCCTATGTAAAAGTTGCAAGGGTACTGGAAGAACTTCCTGAGGATGTTACGGAAATATATAGAAATCAGGGGTTTGAGGGGCTTGAAAAAATTCCTGGTATAGGGGAAGGGATAGCCAAAAAGATAGTAGAGTTTATAGAAAAGGGTACATTTGAAAAGTATGAAGAGGTGATGTCAAAAGTTCCGACGGATCTTCTTAAATTGATGGATGTACCCGGTATTGGTCCTCGAACATTGAAATTGGTTCACGACAAATTCAAAGTTACAACCGTGGAAGAATTTATCAAAATTCTTGACGACCCTCGCATTCTTTCTTTACCTGGCATGGGGGAGAAAAAAATCGAAAATATCAAGCGGGGACTCGAACTCTATTTCAGTATGCAAGAGAGAATTCCTCTTGGTATCGCTGTAAGTATTGTAGAGGAAATTATAGAACATATGCGTGAATTGGGGAAAGTTGAGCTGATTTCTGGGTGTGGTTCTTATAGGAGAATGAAAGAGACTGTCGGTGATATTGATATATTGGTGGTTGGAGAAAATGGCGCAGAAATTATTGATCATTTCACGAAGTTCCCTTCAGTGACTGACGTTCTGGCCTCTGGAGAGACCAAAGGGTCTGTGATAATTGATGGAAAGTATCAGGTTGATATGAGGGTGGTTGGAAGAGAGTCCTGGGGAGCGGCCTTACAATATTTTACTGGCTCAAAGAATCACAACATCAAGTTAAGGACAATAGCAAAGGCTAAAGGATTAAAGATTTCTGAATACGGTGTTTTCAGGGATGAGAAGTTCGTAGCAGGTACTGAGGAGGAAGAAGTTTATAATGTCCTCGGTTTACCATGGATACCTCCTGAGCTGAGAGAAGATCAGGGAGAAATTGAGGCTGCGATAAGCGGTAATCTGCCCCTTTTGGTGGGATACAATGATTTAAAAGGAGATCTTCATGTACATTCTGACTACTCTGATGGTACTTCAACTCTTGAGGAACTGGTAGAGTATGCAAGAAGACTTGGCTATCAATATTTAGGTGTATGCGATCACTCGAGGTCTGTTAAATATGCTGGTGGTTTAGATATTGACGAGCTAAGGGAAAGAAACAGAGAAATAGATAGGATAAATAAACTATACAAGGATTTCAGACTGTTGAAAGGTGCTGAAGTTGATATTTTAAGCGATGGTCAGTTGGATTATCCGGATGAAGTGCTTCGTGAACTTGATTTTGTAGTAGCTTCCATTCACATATGGAAGAAGAATGAGGATGCTACCTCAAGGATTATGCGGGCTATGGAAAATCCCTTTGTCACAATTATTGGGCACCCAACAGGGAGACTTATTGGGCAAAGAGAGGGTTATCATGTGGATATTGATGCTGTAGTTGAAAAAGCAGCGAAAACAAAAACTTTCTTGGAGATAAATGCCTACTATGAACGACTTGATTTTAACGATATTAATGCCAGAAAGGCCAAAGAAAAGGGGGTTTTGTTAGTTATAAATACAGATGCACACCACGTCGGTCAACTTCAAATGATAAAATTAGGGATCGGCCAAGCGAGGAGAGCATGGCTTGGGCCTTCGGATGTGGTCAATACAAGAAACTTAGAAGAAGTTATAGAACTTTTAAAAATTAAGATCAAATAA
- a CDS encoding CBS domain-containing protein: MAEPLKVLDVLSFVRPVKLDTPICEVARIMREEFTSLVPVVDDQGKLLGVIYAEDLLAPFIPEFFDLMKDFDYVTTFGVLDYEVFSDFTYKLFLAADVMQTNFVALKPEDSILKAIFYFTKERRTCLAVTDREGYYKGVISRLSILERLYGNGK; the protein is encoded by the coding sequence ATGGCTGAACCGCTGAAAGTTTTAGATGTTTTGTCTTTTGTAAGACCAGTCAAACTTGATACTCCAATTTGCGAAGTAGCCCGAATAATGAGAGAAGAATTTACTTCTTTGGTGCCAGTAGTTGATGATCAGGGTAAATTGTTAGGTGTAATATATGCCGAAGATTTACTTGCACCTTTTATTCCAGAATTTTTTGATCTTATGAAGGACTTTGATTATGTAACGACCTTTGGTGTGTTGGACTATGAGGTTTTTTCAGATTTTACTTATAAGTTGTTTCTTGCTGCAGATGTTATGCAAACAAACTTTGTAGCACTCAAACCTGAGGATTCTATTTTAAAGGCAATATTTTATTTTACTAAGGAAAGAAGGACCTGCCTCGCAGTTACAGATCGTGAAGGGTATTATAAAGGTGTTATTTCAAGACTTTCTATTTTGGAAAGGCTATATGGAAATGGTAAGTAG